The proteins below are encoded in one region of Salmo salar chromosome ssa02, Ssal_v3.1, whole genome shotgun sequence:
- the rcc1 gene encoding regulator of chromosome condensation yields MPAKKALNKRPKESKPEEVNDPKKVKVSHSSHGQEKGLVLVLGQGDVGQLGLGEDIMERKRPALVTLPEGVVQVAAGGMHTVCLSDTGNIYTFGCNDEGALGRETTEEGSEMVPGKVSLDERVVQVSAGDSHTAALTDDGAVYIWGSFRDNSGVIGLLEPMKKVTVPVKVPMKGPVMKIASGNDHLVMLTTSGDLYTSGCGEQGQLGRVPELFANRGGRKGLLRLLIPQIVKVQSRGKVHFTDAFCGAYMTIAVSKEGHVYGFGLSNYHQLGTKLINTCFVPIKLTTFKNSTINWIGFSGGQHHTVCLDSAGKVYSLGRAEYGRLGLGQGAEEKSEPTPVEGLDVAQVVACGASVSYAVTKQGSVYAWGMGTNLQLGTGEEDDEWSPVEMTGKQLENRIVLMVASGGQHTVLLVKDKQEC; encoded by the exons ATGCCTGCAAAGAAGGCTCTTAATAAGAGACCGAAGGAAAGTAAACCTGAGGAAGTAAACGATCCTAAGAAAGTTAAAG TTTCCCACAGCAGCCATGGGCAGGAGAAGGGTCTGGTTCTAGTGCTGGGCCAAGGGGACGTAGGACAGCTGGGTCTGGGAGAGGACATCATGGAGAGGAAGAGGCCGGCCCTGGTGACCCTGCCTGAGGGTGTGGTGCAGGTGGCGGCGGGGGGCATGCACACAGTCTGTCTCAGTGACACTGGAAAT ATCTACACGTTTGGCTGCAATGACGAGGGTGCTCTGGGTCGAGAGACTACAGAGGAGGGCTCCGAGATGGTGCCAGGAAAGGTGTCCCTGGACGAGAGGGTGGTTCAGGTGTCTGCTGGGGACAGTCACACAGCTGCACTCACAGACGACGGTGCAGTATACATCTGGGGCTCTTTCAGG GATAACAGCGGAGTCATTGGTCTACTAGAGCCTATGAAGAAGGTTACTGTGCCTGTCAAGGTCCCCATGAAAGGGCCTGTGATGAAAATAGCATCAG GTAATGACCACTTGGTGATGCTGACCACAAGCGGTGACCTCTACACATCAGGCTGCGGAGAGCAGGGGCAGCTGGGAAGGGTGCCAGAGCTCTTTGCCAACCGAGGGGGCAGGAAAGGGCTGT TGCGGTTGCTGATACCTCAGATTGTGAAGGTCCAGTCTAGAGGCAAAGTTCACTTCACAGATGCCTTCTGTGGGGCTTATATGACCATTGCTGTGTCAAAAGAAGGCCACGTCTACGGATTTGGACTGTCAAACTACCATCAGCTTG GGACCAAACTCATCAACACGTGCTTCGTTCCAATAAAACTTACCACCTTCAAAAACTCCACCATTAACTGGATTGGCTTCTCAGGGGGACAGCACCACACAGTCTGCCTCGACTCTGCCG GGAAGGTGTACAGCCTGGGCCGGGCAGAGTATGGGCGTCTGGGTCTGGGCCAGGGGGCAGAGGAGAAGAGCGAGCCCACGCCTGTGGAAGGACTGGATGTAGCCCAGGTGGTGGCATGTGGGGCATCGGTCAGCTACGCTGTCACCAAACAAG GGTCTGTGTATGCCTGGGGTATGGGCACTAACCTCCAGCTTGGCACGGGTGAGGAGGACGACGAATGGAGCCCTGTAGAGATGACGGGCAAGCAGCTGGAGAACCGCATAGTACTGATGGTGGCCAGCGGGGGGCAGCACACAGTCCTGTTGGTCAAAGACAAGCAGGAGTGTTGA